One genomic region from Torulaspora delbrueckii CBS 1146 chromosome 4, complete genome encodes:
- the BCS1 gene encoding bifunctional AAA family ATPase chaperone/translocase BCS1 (similar to Saccharomyces cerevisiae BCS1 (YDR375C); ancestral locus Anc_5.448): MVGSDSEPSTISLTESTPDAQLPVVAPDTLKGKFSSMIANAMENNPYFAAGGGLMVLGTGLAVARSGIIKASNLLYRQMIVDLEIQSKDKSYAWFLQWMSKHPQRISKHLSVRTNYVQHDNGSVTTKFALVPGPGNHWIRYKGAFIRITRERSAKMIDLTNGSPFEIVTLTTLYRDRYLFNEILNEAKDIALKSTEGKTVIYTSFGPEWRKFGQPKAKRMLPSVILDQGIKEEILEDVHEFMRNGKWYSDRGIPYRRGYLLYGPPGSGKTSFIQALAGELDYNICILNLSEGNLTDDRLNHLMNNMPERSILLLEDIDAAFNQRLQSGETGFKSSVTFSGLLNALDGVTSSEETITFMTTNHPEKLDPAIMRPGRIDYKVFVGNATSYQVEKMFMKFYPGEETLCKLFVEAMNKLNITVSTAQLQGLFVMNKDKPQSALDMIETLRHSNHVL, from the coding sequence ATGGTGGGATCAGACTCAGAGCCTTCTACAATTTCCCTTACTGAGAGTACTCCTGATGCTCAGCTCCCTGTGGTAGCACCAGACACTTTAAAGGGCAAGTTTTCTAGCATGATTGCCAATGCCATGGAGAATAATCCGTATTTTGCAGCAGGTGGTGGATTGATGGTCCTTGGTACAGGTCTGGCAGTTGCTCGGTCAGGGATCATTAAGGCAAGTAACCTCCTGTACAGACAAATGATCGTCGATCTCGAGATACAGTCGAAAGACAAATCTTACGCctggtttcttcaatggatGTCAAAGCACCCTCAAAGAATCTCCAAACACCTATCTGTCAGGACTAATTATGTGCAACATGACAACGGTTCTGTGACTACCAAGTTTGCGCTCGTTCCAGGTCCTGGAAACCATTGGATAAGATACAAAGGTGCATTTATCAGAATTACTAGAGAAAGATCTGCGAAGATGATCGACTTGACGAATGGATCTCCGTTTGAGATAGTAACATTGACCACATTGTACAGGGATAGATATCTCTTTAACGAGATTTTAAATGAAGCAAAAGACATTGCATTGAAGAGTACAGAAGGAAAGACTGTAATATATACTTCGTTCGGTCCCGAGTGGAGAAAATTTGGACAACCAAAGGCCAAGAGGATGTTGCCCTCGGTAATCCTGGACCAAGGTATCAAAGAGGAGATCCTAGAGGATGTTCACGAGTTTATGCGTAATGGGAAATGGTACTCGGATAGAGGTATTCCATATAGAAGAGGTTACTTGCTTTACGGCCCACCGGGCTCAGGTAAAACAAGTTTCATTCAAGCTTTGGCTGGTGAACTTGATTACAACATTTGCATCTTGAACCTCTCTGAGGGCAATCTGACCGACGATCGCTTAAACCATCTGATGAATAACATGCCCGAGAGAAGTATACTGCTGCTTGAAGATATAGACGCAGctttcaatcaaagattgCAATCTGGAGAAACAGGCTTCAAGTCGAGCGTTACTTTCAGTGGTCTCCTTAACGCTCTAGACGGTGTGACTTCATCGGAAGAGACAATAACATTTATGACCACAAACCACCCAGAGAAACTGGATCCGGCCATAATGAGACCTGGTAGAATTGACTACAAGGTTTTTGTTGGTAATGCCACCTCATACCAGGTGGAGAAGATGTTTATGAAATTCTATCCCGGAGAAGAAACTCTATGCAAACTATTTGTCGAAGCaatgaacaagttgaataTTACTGTAAGTACAGCACAACTGCAGGGACTTTTCGTAATGAACAAGGACAAACCGCAATCCGCATTAGACATGATAGAAACTCTAAGGCATTCCAACCACGTTTTATAA
- the CAT5 gene encoding putative monooxygenase CAT5 (similar to Saccharomyces cerevisiae CAT5 (YOR125C); ancestral locus Anc_5.445), translated as MLKNIIARTPIRRSFSALSSLKQIPSDGDKGSTQNLKYEPLSEAQEAYLDRVVRVDQAGELGADYIYAGQYFVLANKYPHLKPVLQHMWDQEIHHHNTFNTLQLKNRVRPSLITPLWKLGAFAMGAGTAIISPQAAMACTEAVETVIGGHYNEQLRCLTNQYELEKPDSSFGIPAEIKDLTSTIRQFRDDELEHLNTAIEYDSKKAVPYMLLTEGIKGICKVAIWTAERV; from the coding sequence atgttgaagaatataATTGCTAGGACTCCTATAAGGCGGTCATTCTCCGCCCTGTCCTCCTTGAAGCAGATCCCAAGCGATGGTGATAAAGGTTCCACTCAAAATCTGAAGTACGAACCCCTATCAGAAGCTCAAGAAGCTTACTTAGATCGTGTTGTTCGAGTGGATCAGGCCGGTGAGCTTGGGGCAGACTACATTTACGCGGGTCAGTACTTCGTACTAGCCAATAAGTATCCCCATTTGAAGCCAGTACTACAACATATGTGGGATCAAGAGATACACCATCACAACACTTTCAACACCTTACAGTTAAAGAATAGAGTAAGACCCTCTCTAATTACACCCTTGTGGAAACTTGGTGCATTCGCTATGGGCGCTGGCACTGCAATTATATCTCCACAGGCTGCGATGGCCTGTACggaagctgttgaaacTGTTATCGGTGGACACTATAACGAGCAGCTGCGTTGCTTGACCAACCAGTATGAATTAGAGAAGCCTGATAGTAGTTTTGGGATACCAGCGGAAATTAAAGATCTAACTAGTACTATCAGACAATTTAGAGACGATGAGTTGGAACATCTAAACACTGCTATCGAATATGACTCGAAGAAAGCTGTTCCATATATGCTGCTCACAGAGGGCATTAAGGGTATATGTAAGGTGGCCATCTGGACCGCCGAGAGGGTTTGA
- the VPS74 gene encoding Vps74p (similar to Saccharomyces cerevisiae VPS74 (YDR372C); ancestral locus Anc_5.442) — protein sequence MSNLQRRRVNRVDSGDESSLQASEFNETTTSKRVAYDPEEAKITENVKNPKLTLMEEVLLLGLRDKEGYLSFWNDNISYALRGCIIIELALRGKIRIIDDSARKRFDVSERLIEVVDASKTGEVLLDETLQLMKYDEPLTIANWIDLLSGETWNLLKINYQLKQVRERLAKGLVDKGVLRTEMKNFFLFDMATHPVTDTSCKEALKRRVLSVLVSRNMELSYNEYFPDTTSFKLIRTIALICGSYRANVLENVLTSLDYEKRDRALSRADEILEQYTQYPFDLDKATESGLSINLNKEVKEELSQNKDCPLQLEVVAGVFEVFSRMDMLL from the coding sequence ATGTCTAATTTGCAACGTCGTAGGGTGAACCGGGTTGATTCTGGGGATGAATCCTCGCTTCAGGCGTCAGAATTTAACGAAACTACTACATCGAAAAGGGTTGCATATGATCCGGAAGAAGCCAAGATTACTGAGAATGTAAAGAATCCTAAATTGACATTGATGGAAGAGGTTCTGTTGCTTGGCTTGAGGGATAAGGAAGGCTATTTGTCTTTTTGGAATGATAATATTTCATACGCTTTACGTGGATGTATTATCATTGAGCTTGCTTTGAGAGGGAAAATTCGCATTATAGATGATTCTGCAAGGAAAAGATTTGATGTTTCTGAAAGACTgattgaagttgttgatgCAAGTAaaactggtgaagtttTGCTGGATGAAACTttacaattgatgaaatatgaCGAACCGTTAACTATCGCCAATTGGATTGATTTACTCAGCGGGGAAACTTGGAACTTGCTAAAAATCAATTACCAACTGAAACAGGTGAGGGAAAGGCTGGCAAAGGGTCTCGTCGATAAAGGTGTCTTGAGAACcgagatgaagaatttctttctctttgatatGGCTACGCATCCCGTGACGGATACTAGCTGTAAAGAGGCATTAAAGCGTAGAGTGCTTAGCGTGCTGGTTTCTAGAAACATGGAGCTCAGTTATAATGAGTATTTCCCAGATACTACTTCGTTCAAACTTATTAGAACGATTGCCTTGATATGTGGGTCGTATCGTGCCAACGTCTTAGAGAATGTCTTGACGTCCCTAGATTACGAGAAAAGAGATCGCGCTCTTTCACGAGCTGATGAGATTCTAGAGCAATATACACAGTATCCCTTCGATCTTGATAAAGCCACAGAATCAGGATTATCCATAAACCTGAACAAAgaagttaaagaagaattgagtCAAAACAAAGACTGCCCATTACAGTTAGAAGTGGTTGCTGGTGTCTTTGAGGtgttttcaagaatggaCATGTTATTATAA
- the PHO92 gene encoding mRNA-binding phosphate metabolism regulator (similar to Saccharomyces cerevisiae YDR374C; ancestral locus Anc_5.446) → MMEEAWERNVASGFVPVRTISDSLKELEGFITSIHSAAEGNAGLPQRSPDEYSGGDNNYTTQVAPLRQADYQYFDEMSEYQHVSPNAINTYTGRVSMALKQKGRKPLAKKTSAIIPPWIDVPEHSRFFVIKSSSLENVKKSFYNGIWSSTYFGNKRLSEAYFNLPKGSKIFLFFSVNASGRFCGVAEMISGLESGLDTSIWGNNEKYDTAFKVRWIVVRDVQNRLLKQFLIPSNDMKPVTNSRDTQEIPPAICKSILKLFKYDQTNVQSFLDHGYT, encoded by the coding sequence ATGATGGAGGAAGCTTGGGAAAGGAACGTGGCTAGTGGTTTTGTGCCAGTTAGAACGATTAGCGACTCTTTGAAGGAGCTGGAAGGATTTATCACATCGATTCATTCTGCTGCTGAGGGCAATGCAGGATTGCCACAAAGATCACCGGATGAATACAGTGGTGGAGATAACAACTACACAACCCAGGTGGCTCCCTTGAGACAAGCAGATTATCAAtattttgatgagatgtCTGAATATCAACATGTGTCGCCAAACGCGATTAATACCTATACTGGTCGAGTTTCTATGGCTTTGAAACAGAAAGGTCGTAAACCATTGGCGAAGAAGACCTCGGCAATTATACCTCCGTGGATAGATGTACCTGAGCATTCGAGGTTCTTTGTGATCAAATCTTCGAGTCTGGAGAACGTAAAGAAATCCTTTTACAATGGAATATGGTCTTCCACATATTTCGGGAACAAGAGACTATCGGAAGCATATTTTAATTTACCCAAGGGCTCAAAGatcttcctgttctttTCTGTGAACGCTTCAGGTCGTTTCTGCGGAGTTGCAGAGATGATTTCTGGGCTTGAGTCTGGACTTGATACTAGTATATGGGGGAACAACGAAAAATACGATACAGCATTCAAAGTCAGATGGATTGTGGTTCGAGATGTGCAAAACCGTTTGCTGAAGCAGTTTTTGATCCCATCGAATGACATGAAGCCCGTGACAAACTCTCGAGACACGCAGGAGATCCCACCAGCGATTTGCAAGTCTATCTTAAAACTGTTTAAGTATGATCAGACCAATGTACAGTCCTTCCTGGACCATGGTTACACTTGA
- the IAH1 gene encoding isoamyl acetate-hydrolyzing esterase (similar to Saccharomyces cerevisiae IAH1 (YOR126C); ancestral locus Anc_5.449), with amino-acid sequence MDYKKFLLFGDSITEFAFNSRAQEGESDQFALGAALCNDYTRKLDIVQRGFSGYNSRWGLKILPRVLENEQNIVLSTIFFGSNDACLGGHQRVPMEEYASNTRKMISMLREKNIKPILVGPGLIDQERFEAARKEEVERGYIRTNENFEAYSNKLQQIATEDKVPFVDLNTAFRREGGENWRDLFRDGLHFSGKGYEIFYNELLKSIRKYYPELAPECIPTRLPVWREVAEDGSNVL; translated from the coding sequence ATTACTGAGTTTGCATTCAATAGCAGGGCTCAAGAGGGCGAGTCTGATCAGTTTGCATTGGGCGCAGCCCTATGTAATGACTACACTCGGAAGTTGGATATTGTGCAGCGTGGGTTCAGCGGATACAACTCCAGATGGGGACTGAAAATACTCCCAAGAGTGCTGgaaaatgaacaaaatATTGTTTTGTCAAcgatcttctttggttccAATGATGCTTGTTTGGGGGGCCACCAACGAGTGCCAATGGAGGAATATGCGTCCAACACGAGAAAGATGATATCTATGTTGAGAGAAAAGAACATTAAGCCGATTCTAGTTGGTCCTGGACtcattgatcaagagaGATTCGAAGCTGCcagaaaagaagaagtggaaagAGGGTATATTCGTACGAatgaaaactttgaagCTTATTCGAATAAATTGCAACAGATTGCTACAGAGGATAAAGTCCCATTTGTCGATCTTAACACAGCCTTCAGAAGAGAAGGAGGTGAAAACTGGCGTGACTTGTTTCGCGATGGGCTCCACTTCTCTGGTAAGGGCTATGAAATCTTTTACAATGAGCTCTTGAAGTCAATTAGAAAATACTACCCTGAACTGGCTCCCGAGTGTATTCCAACAAGGTTACCAGTTTGGAGAGAGGTTGCTGAGGACGGCTCTAATGTGTTATGA
- the UBP2 gene encoding ubiquitin-specific protease UBP2 (similar to Saccharomyces cerevisiae UBP2 (YOR124C); ancestral locus Anc_5.443), which yields MLQEDEKSGNVVQEIVSEDSLEAEKRLETPDLMDLGRETDHMVGNTKQADHLDTLTHRDSGKEVLYREVSTKFPFKTSDRLLDDLIHDLAFINSKDHDILYSDLHNGILKAPVLAYSRRISQLYPYSFGTLVDQITLQTSFEYPSISCPGHNKLNVYMGVLIDVPHDYKITSSTLSENTVYHLKVTVKTRSILEHTKKKAGVTHYHCISEADLHQFDRQDLEFDPTDPRLVDHAIYVSSDTNKLVLIEVFLPEFDREEKTECWSGTAIKTRYSEACQRFDTLDPSEIPTQADCINTLLKIFRGPLNRQNSEEPLKTINSDNVVLNSRINPNWLTSKYGFELHVEKDESTGESYFEFEPPNLTNYIEDRKVRRLRESFIRKCIELIFLGKTAIELLGKDAKTTSKVYRTFNAIQIAFSKTTWFKMLGEHRSIFSFESASPLDANYNFINLSACFYYIDRDIIKNYEAQCALDPENTGIYFDALTYIANRKGAYQLVAYCGKQDVVGQEALDQALKLFGIDSKDVDVATIDDSLLVSIYKSETMANPNENRHTDLKNALRLLAKYKKSDKLKFFADYEPYKNVSRAYEILEVDESVDDDIIETAYSISINDSPGLKIDCDRALYTIGVRKRSLRLLNYLLQQCPDFQLYYGPGTLLYSEALSMLQLNENAGDETVLEVFQRKWHQETAFESDYLLKLKAALTKIGIERNSKLILHFIDTGTIDASCLPADNWPTGLNNIGNTCYLNSLLQYYFSLAPLRRYVLEYQETMEHFRHHTGNELRRIGGREVSEAEVERSVQFVYQLRDLFQAMIYSKERCVTPRKELAYLAFAPSNFEVEFEPTTVNAQHEVSKIAESTNNDILMYGPTNRSDNDQTGPIELDSDSGNEDIDVSMTKEPSEEYKEDIPMSDAEKDNIISTSTRVAKISSDQLENALEMGRQQDVTECIGNVLFQLESASDPINLDEDNEQNDLVKQLFYGKIKQTIIPLAKSTEIQTKIERYLSLLVNIGDHPKDIYDALDSYFSDERLTMAEYGDVKRTVAVTEFPTILQIQIQRVYYDRERFMPFKSIEPLPFNEVLYMDRYSDSQDPKMVEKKKESEQLKAQLSRLKIRQKELLSVNELGLSRKAAYMETINYLKSDLIKSQELKGLNNDFLIEQLKQSIADIDQELTSLYHDIAKLENTIDKQFEEFKKIGYSLFAVFIHRGEASYGHYWVYIKDRSKNGTWRKYNDETITEVPETEVFNFTEGNTATPYFLVYVRQGHEHDIEPLKRIIDRD from the coding sequence ATGCTTCAAGAGGACGAGAAGAGTGGCAATGTAGTCCAAGAGATTGTCTCTGAGGATAGTTTAGAAGCAGAAAAGAGGTTAGAGACCCCTGATTTGATGGATCTTGGCCGAGAAACAGACCATATGGTGGGTAATACGAAACAAGCCGACCATTTGGATACGCTTACACATAGGGACTCAGGTAAAGAAGTACTGTATCGGGAAGTCTCTACAAAATTTCCTTTCAAAACGTCTGATCGATTACTAGATGATCTGATTCATGATTTGGCATTTATCAACTCCAAGGACCATGATATACTATATTCCGATCTGCATAATGGTATACTTAAGGCTCCCGTACTAGCTTATTCTAGAAGAATATCACAGTTGTATCCCTACTCTTTCGGTACTCTGGTCGACCAAATTACATTACAAACAAGCTTCGAATACCCATCAATTTCATGCCCAGGGCATAACAAGCTGAATGTTTACATGGGAGTGCTGATTGATGTGCCGCATGACTACAAGATCACCAGTAGCACCCTTTCTGAGAATACAGTTTATCACTTAAAGGTTACTGTGAAGACTAGATCTATACTGGAACACACCAAGAAAAAGGCCGGAGTCACTCATTATCATTGCATTAGTGAAGCAGATCTACATCAGTTTGATCGACAAGATTTGGAGTTTGACCCGACAGATCCGCGGTTGGTGGACCATGCCATATATGTTTCAAGTGATACCAATAAACTGGTACTCATTGAAGTCTTCTTGCCTGAATTCGACAGAGAGGAGAAGACAGAATGCTGGTCCGGAACGGCTATTAAAACCAGATACTCAGAGGCATGTCAGAGATTTGATACGCTAGATCCATCGGAAATTCCCACCCAAGCTGACTGCATTAACACtctattgaaaatttttagGGGTCCATTGAACCGTCAAAACTCTGAAGAGCCCTTAAAGACGATAAACTCTGATAATGTCGTTTTGAATTCACGTATCAATCCCAATTGGCTCACTTCAAAATATGGGTTTGAGCTACAtgttgagaaagatgaaagtaCTGGTGAAAGCTATTTCGAGTTTGAACCTCCCAACCTCACCAACTACATTGAAGATAGAAAGGTCAGAAGGCTTCGGGAGTCTTTTATTAGGAAATGTATTGAACTGATATTTCTAGGGAAGACAGCAATTGAACTACTTGGTAAGGATGCAAAGACTACCTCCAAAGTTTACCGAACCTTCAACGCAATTCAAATCGCCTTCTCGAAGACAACATGGTTTAAGATGTTGGGTGAGCATAGatccatcttttcatttgAATCCGCTTCGCCTTTAGACGCCAACTATAACTTCATTAATCTTTCCGCATGTTTTTATTATATTGATCGAGACATCATCAAGAACTATGAGGCACAATGCGCATTAGATCCAGAAAACACTGGCATTTATTTCGACGCTCTAACTTACATCGCCAATAGAAAAGGAGCCTACCAATTAGTGGCTTACTGTGGTAAACAGGATGTTGTTGGTCAGGAAGCTCTTGACCAAGCATTGAAACTCTTTGGTATAGATTCGAAGGACGTAGATGTTGCCACTATCGATGATTCACTACTAGTCTCCATTTACAAATCGGAAACCATGGCAAACCCAAATGAAAACCGCCACACTGATCTGAAAAACGCTTTACGATTATTGGCGAAGTATAAGAAATCCGACAAActcaaattctttgcaGATTACGAGCCTTATAAGAACGTTTCACGAGCCTACGAGATATTAGAAGTCGACGAATCGGTTGACGACGACATAATTGAAACAGCATATTCGATAAGCATTAATGACTCTCCGGGTTTGAAGATAGACTGTGACAGAGCGCTGTACACGATTGGTGTTCGCAAACGAAGTCTACGTCTGTTGAATTATCTGCTACAGCAGTGCCCTGATTTCCAGCTATATTACGGTCCGGGGACTTTATTATATTCAGAAGCATTGAGCATGTTGCAACTTAACGAAAACGCTGGTGATGAGACAGTCCTTGAAGTGTTCCAACGCAAATGGCATCAGGAGACTGCCTTTGAGTCCGATTATCTCTTGAAGCTCAAAGCTGCTTTAACCAAAAttggaattgaaagaaattctAAATTGATTTTACATTTTATAGACACTGGAACTATCGATGCTAGTTGTTTGCCAGCTGATAACTGGCCAACAGGTCTGAATAATATTGGTAACACTTGTTACCTGAACTCGCTGCTGCAGTATTATTTCTCCCTAGCACCATTAAGAAGGTACGTGCTGGAATATCAGGAAACGATGGAACATTTTAGGCATCATACTGGAAATGAGTTAAGAAGAATTGGCGGCAGAGAAGTCAGTGAAGCTGAGGTTGAAAGATCAGTTCAATTTGTGTATCAACTCCGTGATCTTTTCCAGGCGATGATTTATTCGAAGGAAAGATGTGTCACTCCAAGAAAGGAACTTGCCTATTTAGCATTTGCACCCAGcaattttgaagttgagtTTGAGCCTACCACAGTGAATGCCCAGCATGAAGTGTCTAAAATAGCTGAATCGACAAACAACGATATTTTGATGTACGGACCAACAAATAGGTCGGATAACGATCAGACAGGTCCTATAGAGTTGGACAGTGATAGTGGGAATGAAGATATTGACGTATCTATGACAAAAGAACCATCTGAAGAGTACAAGGAGGATATTCCCATGAGTGACGCAGAGAAGGATAATATAATTAGCACTTCTACTCGTGTCGCTAAAATTAGTTCTGACCAGTTAGAGAATGCATTAGAGATGGGGAGACAACAAGATGTCACAGAATGTATTGGGAATGTTCTTTTCCAACTGGAGAGCGCATCTGATCCAATAAATCTCGACGAGGACAACGAGCAAAACGATTTGGTCAAGCAGCTCTTTTACGGTAAGATCAAGCAGACGATCATACCGCTTGCGAAATCAACAGAAATCCAGACCAAGATTGAACGATACTTATCTCTCTTGGTCAACATCGGAGATCATCCTAAGGACATATACGACGCACTCGACTCATATTTCAGTGATGAACGTCTGACTATGGCCGAGTATGGCGACGTCAAAAGAACAGTTGCGGTTACAGAGTTCCCAACGATTCTACAAATACAAATACAAAGAGTTTACTATGATCGTGAAAGGTTCATGCCTTTCAAGTCGATTGAACCGCTCCCTTTCAATGAAGTGCTGTACATGGACAGATACAGCGACTCACAAGACCCCAAAATggtagagaagaaaaaggaATCAGAGCAGCTGAAAGCACAATTGTCAAGATTAAAGATACGTCAAAAGGAACTACTTAGTGTCAACGAACTCGGTCTTTCACGGAAAGCTGCATATATGGAGACTATAAACTACCTAAAGTCCGACCTGATAAAGAGTCAGGAACTTAAAGGACTCAATAACGACTTCCTCATCGAGCAACTCAAGCAATCCATCGCAgacattgatcaagagCTCACATCGCTGTACCACGATATCGCCAAGTTAGAGAACACTATTGACAAGCAATTCGAAGAGttcaaaaaaattggttACTCACTATTCGCCGTATTTATCCACAGAGGCGAAGCCAGTTACGGTCACTACTGGGTTTATATCAAGGATAGGTCCAAGAACGGTACCTGGAGGAAGTACAACGACGAAACCATCACTGAAGTTCCCGAGACCGaagtcttcaatttcacaGAGGGGAATACGGCGACGCCCTACTTCCTGGTATATGTTCGCCAAGGACATGAGCATGATATCGAACCTCTCAAAAGAATCATAGACCGCGATTGA
- the WIP1 gene encoding Wip1p (similar to Saccharomyces cerevisiae YDR374W-A; ancestral locus Anc_5.447) has product MGRHYVEEHVVNELRKCCAKEEEPNKAEGLLLSCLYQELLRKVLKVAQLQAQLEGSREIQPYNVESAVETVMEG; this is encoded by the coding sequence ATGGGCCGTCATTATGTGGAGGAACATGTGGTGAATGAGTTGCGAAAGTGCTGTGCAAAGGAAGAGGAGCCAAATAAGGCCGAGGGACTGCTATTGTCGTGTTTGTACCAGGAGCTTTTAAGAAAAGTGCTGAAAGTAGCCCAGTTACAGGCTCAATTAGAGGGCTCCCGTGAGATTCAACCTTATAACGTTGAAAGTGCGGTGGAAACTGTTATGGAAGGTTGA
- the FRQ1 gene encoding frequenin (similar to Saccharomyces cerevisiae FRQ1 (YDR373W); ancestral locus Anc_5.444) has translation MGAKASKLSKDDLTSLRQSTYFDRREIQQWHKGFLRDCPSGQLTREDFVKIYKQFFPFGSPEEFANHVFSVFDKDNNGFVDFKEFITVLSTTSRGTLEEKLVWTFQLYDLNHDGYITFDEMLTIVTSIYKMMGSMVKLSDDEATPELRVKKIFHTMDKNEDGYITLEEFREGSKVDPSIINSLNLYDGLV, from the coding sequence ATGGGAGCCAAGGCATCAAAGCTCTCCAAGGACGATCTGACAAGTCTGAGACAGTCAACATATTTTGATCGCCGAGAGATTCAGCAGTGGCACAAGGGTTTTTTGAGAGATTGCCCCAGCGGCCAGTTAACAAGAGAAGATTTTGTTAAGATATACAAGCAGTTCTTTCCATTTGGATCCCCTGAAGAGTTTGCCAACCATGTATTCAGTGTGTTTGACAAGGACAACAACGGGTTTGTtgacttcaaagaatttattACTGTACTGAGCACCACATCAAGAGGCACTCtagaagagaaattggtATGGACATTCCAGCTATACGATCTGAACCACGATGGGTACATAACTTTCGATGAGATGTTGACCATAGTGACAAGCATATACAAGATGATGGGTTCAATGGTCAAATTAAGCGATGATGAGGCCACACCCGAACTgagagtgaagaagatattcCACACGATGGATAAGAACGAGGATGGTTATATTACACTGGAAGAATTTAGAGAGGGATCCAAAGTAGATCCCTCAATCATAAATTCTTTAAACCTATATGATGGCCTAGTCTAG